One genomic window of Desulfobulbaceae bacterium DB1 includes the following:
- a CDS encoding fructose-bisphosphatase — MNKPLGITVIRHIVDSQRLHPEATGDLSGLLNELIVAGKTISAEVNMAGLADVLGMSGKINIQGEKVQKLDEFANNTIKKRMARSGYLCVMTSEEEEDIIPVDDGYEGKYTLAFDPLDGSTNIDVNVNIGTIFSVHRRRSSGGQGGREDLLQKGRDQVAAGYILYGSSTMMVFTTGEGVQGFTLDPSVGEFYLSHPDIRTPPRSKYLSVNEGNSKYWPENVRRYIDSLKEEDKEKKRPYSCRYIGSLVADFHRNLISGGIFAYPRDSKDSKKPYGKLRLLYEAAPFAMLIEQAGGRAITDDGINILDIEPTDLHQRVPLIIGSKLDVDEAEAFLKG, encoded by the coding sequence ATGAATAAACCTCTCGGCATAACCGTTATCCGGCATATCGTTGACAGTCAGCGTCTGCACCCTGAGGCAACCGGTGATCTTTCCGGACTCTTGAATGAGCTGATCGTTGCCGGCAAGACCATTTCCGCCGAAGTCAACATGGCAGGGCTGGCCGACGTGCTCGGCATGTCCGGCAAGATCAATATCCAGGGGGAAAAGGTCCAGAAACTTGATGAATTCGCCAATAACACCATCAAGAAAAGAATGGCGCGCAGCGGCTATCTCTGCGTGATGACTTCCGAGGAAGAAGAGGATATCATTCCCGTGGATGACGGCTATGAAGGGAAATATACCCTGGCCTTTGATCCCCTGGACGGCTCCACCAATATCGATGTCAATGTTAATATCGGCACCATTTTTTCCGTGCACCGGCGGCGTTCAAGCGGCGGCCAGGGCGGCAGGGAGGATCTGCTGCAGAAGGGGCGGGACCAGGTGGCGGCCGGTTACATTCTTTACGGTTCCAGCACCATGATGGTTTTCACCACCGGCGAAGGGGTGCAGGGATTTACCCTTGACCCCAGCGTCGGTGAATTCTACCTCTCCCACCCGGATATCCGGACGCCTCCGCGCAGCAAGTATCTCAGTGTCAATGAAGGAAACAGCAAATATTGGCCGGAGAACGTACGGCGCTACATTGACTCGCTTAAAGAAGAAGACAAGGAAAAAAAGCGGCCCTACAGCTGTCGCTACATCGGTTCCCTGGTGGCCGACTTTCACCGCAATCTCATCTCCGGCGGCATCTTCGCCTATCCCAGGGACAGCAAAGATTCGAAAAAGCCTTACGGCAAGCTGCGACTGCTTTATGAAGCAGCCCCCTTTGCCATGCTTATCGAGCAGGCCGGCGGCCGCGCCATCACCGATGACGGCATCAACATTCTTGATATCGAACCCACTGATCTGCACCAGCGGGTGCCGTTGATTATCGGCAGCAAGCTCGATGTCGATGAGGCGGAGGCGTTTTTGAAAGGATAG